A portion of the Mesobacillus jeotgali genome contains these proteins:
- the mnmE gene encoding tRNA uridine-5-carboxymethylaminomethyl(34) synthesis GTPase MnmE, translated as MEFDTIAAISTPMGEGAIAIVRLSGDQAFAIADSLFKGVGSKRLSEVASHTIHYGHLIDPKTGQVAEEVMVSVMRGPKTFTKEDVVEINCHGGLVSVNRVLQLVLNQGARLAEPGEFTKRAFLNGRIDLSQAEAVIDLIRAKTDRAMNMALGQMEGRLSRLIQKLRQEILEILAHVEVNIDYPEYDDVEEMTHHMLLEKAKYVKAELEKLLQTSQQGKILREGLSTVIVGRPNVGKSSLLNSLVHENKAIVTDIPGTTRDVIEEYVNVRGVPLRLLDTAGIRETEDIVERIGVERSRQVLKEADLILLVLNYSDELSEEDRNIFEAVEGMDVIVIVNKTDLPQKINMDEVRGLAKDYSLVTTSLLEDQGVDQLEEAISSLFFSGAIESGDMTYVSNSRHIALLNQAAHSIEEAISGVEMGTPIDIVQIDLTRSWELLGEVIGESVHESLIDQLFSQFCLGK; from the coding sequence GTGGAATTTGATACGATTGCGGCTATTTCTACGCCAATGGGCGAAGGTGCGATTGCGATTGTGCGTTTAAGCGGGGATCAGGCTTTTGCGATTGCTGACAGTTTGTTCAAAGGTGTCGGAAGCAAGAGGCTTAGTGAGGTAGCTTCCCATACGATTCATTACGGCCATCTGATTGACCCGAAAACTGGACAAGTTGCTGAAGAGGTGATGGTTTCAGTTATGAGAGGGCCGAAAACGTTCACGAAAGAGGATGTAGTCGAAATTAACTGCCATGGGGGTCTTGTTTCTGTAAACCGTGTGCTCCAGCTTGTCCTGAATCAGGGTGCTAGACTTGCAGAGCCAGGGGAATTTACAAAACGGGCTTTTTTAAATGGACGAATTGACCTTTCTCAGGCAGAGGCAGTCATTGATTTGATCAGAGCGAAAACTGATCGTGCGATGAACATGGCTCTTGGCCAGATGGAGGGCCGGTTATCAAGACTGATTCAAAAGCTGCGTCAGGAAATTCTTGAGATACTCGCTCACGTTGAGGTAAATATCGACTATCCAGAGTATGATGATGTCGAAGAAATGACGCATCATATGCTTTTGGAAAAGGCGAAGTATGTAAAAGCAGAGCTGGAAAAGCTATTGCAAACTTCACAGCAGGGAAAAATCCTCAGGGAAGGACTTTCCACTGTCATTGTAGGGCGTCCTAATGTAGGAAAATCATCATTATTGAATAGCCTTGTTCACGAAAATAAAGCAATTGTTACTGATATTCCGGGAACAACACGTGATGTCATCGAAGAATATGTCAACGTTCGCGGCGTTCCATTAAGGCTTCTCGATACAGCAGGAATCCGCGAGACGGAGGATATCGTTGAAAGAATCGGTGTCGAGCGTTCAAGACAGGTTCTGAAGGAAGCTGATTTAATTCTGCTTGTACTGAACTATTCGGATGAGCTTTCGGAAGAGGATCGGAACATCTTCGAAGCGGTAGAGGGCATGGATGTGATTGTTATCGTCAACAAAACCGACCTGCCGCAAAAAATCAATATGGATGAAGTGAGGGGGCTTGCGAAGGATTATTCGCTGGTCACAACCTCATTGCTGGAAGACCAGGGTGTGGATCAGCTGGAAGAAGCCATTTCAAGTCTGTTCTTCTCTGGAGCTATAGAGTCAGGGGATATGACGTATGTTTCGAACAGCCGCCATATCGCATTGCTGAACCAGGCTGCCCATTCAATTGAAGAAGCGATCAGCGGAGTTGAAATGGGGACGCCAATTGATATCGTCCAGATTGACTTGACCCGTTCATGGGAGCTTCTAGGTGAAGTTATCGGCGAAAGTGTGCATGAAAGCCTGATTGACCAGTTATTCTCCCAGTTCTGTTTGGGAAAGTAA
- the mnmG gene encoding tRNA uridine-5-carboxymethylaminomethyl(34) synthesis enzyme MnmG: protein MGYEAGNFDVVVVGAGHAGVEAALAAARMGAKTAMITINLDMIAFMPCNPSIGGPAKGIVVREIDALGGEMGRNIDKTYIQMRMLNTGKGPAVRALRAQADKFDYQNEMKKTLENEKNLTLVQGMVERLIVEDGECKGVITQTGAAYRAKTVVITTGTYMRGEIILGELKYSSGPNNQQPSIKLSEHLEELGFDLVRFKTGTPPRVHSDTIDYSKTEIQPGDDVHRAFSYETTKYITDQLPCWLTYTNERTHQLIDDNLHRSPMYSGMIKGTGPRYCPSIEDKVVRFNDKPRHQIFLEPEGRNTQEVYVQGLSTSLPEEVQHKILQTIPGLEKVQMMRAGYAIEYDAVVPTQLWPTLETKLIKNLYTAGQINGTSGYEEAAGQGIMAGINAGRKALDKEEVILSRADAYIGVLIDDLVTKGTNEPYRLLTSRAEYRLLLRHDNADLRLTEKGYEIGLITEERYQKFLAKKEAIEAEKKRLQSIIIKPSAEVQELIRSLGGSELKDGIRASDLLKRPEVSYDHIKQLVPADGELEFETEEQTEIQIKYEGYIEKSLQQVERLKKMEDKKIPENIDYDAISGLATEARQKLKEVQPLTLAQASRISGVNPADISILLVYLEQGRIARI from the coding sequence ATGGGTTATGAAGCCGGAAATTTTGATGTGGTTGTAGTTGGTGCTGGCCATGCGGGTGTTGAGGCTGCCCTTGCGGCGGCACGTATGGGTGCGAAAACGGCGATGATCACCATTAACCTCGATATGATTGCGTTCATGCCGTGCAACCCGTCAATCGGCGGACCTGCAAAGGGAATTGTTGTTCGGGAGATAGACGCACTTGGCGGTGAAATGGGCCGAAATATTGATAAAACCTATATCCAAATGAGGATGCTTAATACCGGGAAGGGACCTGCAGTACGCGCATTAAGGGCCCAGGCCGATAAATTTGATTATCAAAATGAAATGAAGAAGACGCTTGAAAATGAAAAGAATCTCACATTGGTGCAGGGAATGGTTGAACGGCTGATTGTTGAGGATGGTGAATGTAAGGGAGTCATTACCCAGACAGGTGCAGCTTACCGTGCCAAAACAGTTGTTATCACAACGGGTACGTATATGCGCGGAGAAATCATCCTGGGTGAATTAAAATATTCAAGCGGTCCGAATAACCAGCAGCCATCAATCAAGCTTTCAGAACATCTTGAGGAGCTTGGTTTTGACCTGGTACGTTTTAAAACAGGAACACCGCCGCGTGTACACAGTGACACGATTGATTATTCTAAAACAGAAATCCAGCCTGGCGATGATGTCCACCGTGCTTTTTCTTATGAAACAACAAAATACATCACCGATCAGCTGCCTTGCTGGCTGACATACACGAATGAGCGGACACACCAGTTGATTGATGATAATCTTCATCGTTCACCAATGTACTCTGGAATGATCAAGGGCACTGGGCCGCGTTATTGCCCATCCATCGAGGATAAGGTCGTACGCTTCAATGACAAGCCGCGACACCAGATTTTCCTTGAGCCTGAAGGAAGAAACACTCAGGAAGTATATGTGCAGGGACTATCAACAAGCTTGCCGGAAGAAGTGCAGCATAAGATTCTCCAAACAATCCCTGGTCTTGAAAAAGTCCAGATGATGCGTGCAGGCTATGCAATTGAGTATGATGCAGTCGTGCCGACACAGCTATGGCCTACATTGGAAACAAAGCTGATCAAGAATCTTTATACTGCCGGGCAAATCAATGGCACTTCAGGCTACGAAGAGGCTGCCGGCCAGGGAATCATGGCTGGGATCAACGCAGGCAGAAAGGCTTTGGACAAGGAAGAAGTCATCCTTAGCCGTGCCGATGCCTATATCGGTGTATTGATCGATGACCTGGTTACAAAAGGAACGAATGAACCTTACCGCTTGTTGACGTCAAGAGCGGAATACCGCCTGCTTTTGCGCCACGATAATGCAGACCTGCGTCTAACTGAAAAAGGATACGAAATCGGTCTGATTACTGAAGAACGCTACCAGAAGTTCCTGGCGAAAAAAGAGGCAATTGAAGCGGAGAAGAAACGTCTTCAGTCAATCATTATCAAACCGTCAGCTGAGGTTCAAGAATTGATTCGTTCGCTTGGCGGAAGTGAATTGAAGGATGGAATTCGTGCCTCAGACCTCCTCAAGCGTCCGGAAGTATCATATGATCATATCAAGCAGCTGGTACCGGCCGATGGAGAGCTTGAATTCGAAACAGAAGAACAAACAGAAATCCAAATTAAATATGAGGGATATATTGAAAAATCTCTTCAGCAGGTGGAAAGGCTGAAAAAGATGGAAGATAAGAAAATCCCTGAAAATATCGATTACGATGCAATTTCAGGATTGGCAACAGAAGCACGCCAGAAACTGAAAGAAGTACAGCCATTGACTCTGGCACAGGCATCGAGAATCTCAGGTGTTAATCCTGCGGATATTTCCATCCTGCTCGTGTATTTAGAACAAGGACGGATTGCCCGGATATAG